A single genomic interval of Ruminococcus sp. NK3A76 harbors:
- a CDS encoding transglutaminase domain-containing protein, translating to MSRIANYFKNRICLWLLPLLLTTTVGSVLIDCYAPGFKIPLTAAYALFSLSAFFLFDRLHSLRIFGGLLYTVLLIVVAAASLRLVFRGEYLGQVNISFQQWFYGIGTENNDKIAAPYFAALFVAGGFFVNSVLFYFTQIQYRALGTLLIIFIPFVIYAKRDDVMSDLTVTILITLFVAIIVHNRVFLAPDQGKGTVVNTAYVMSVALFVSVTGALAMIFPDFSTPSRLEKDASFLNFTGINGGGKSTLVDRASSTRMHGVKYTNEPVFYVYPDDMKDIEYPIYFRRRAMNAYDPTALDWYAGRDLKNDTSIDSTINVSFPDLYAAERSKGLEDMLPVASKHFRNEYEKHTTHMSIMFEESVGSVPFIPAPLYSEVELEEGRYAMMISSDYYMVSPAVNASRLGSVDIYSVKCQDEAEDFAAKAGGRFSDFVKTIDEAENTVEQAEQRNKHLWDEDSEPVEGYEFEAFMSEYYPDYYGMVAEHYHFNPEYLRENGFKDYDKVKELADDICKDCKSDYEKAKAIEQYFTDADFEYDLEYIPEDESVSYFLFESKTGICIDFASAMGVMLMMENVPVRYVEGFVAYERDPEDSTRLIVRDSHAHAFVEAFIPYVGWMTFDPTVADYLDQEFQQEQAESSTLTLILGYLGRILLVMGVLFVLVFIILFDRIWELFFRLRLRFFEPDRKLTHLYDHIFRLLEYEDKTDLKPYTPKLLNDYLRDKTGESLTAVTGLFEQHRFGAKPVTEEQFETAFAAYTALYPKMRRKK from the coding sequence ATGAGCCGCATAGCAAACTATTTCAAAAACCGAATATGCCTCTGGCTGCTGCCGCTGCTGTTGACAACGACGGTCGGGTCGGTGCTTATCGACTGCTATGCGCCGGGGTTCAAGATACCGCTGACGGCGGCGTATGCGCTGTTTTCTCTGTCGGCGTTCTTTCTGTTTGACAGACTGCATAGCCTGCGTATCTTCGGCGGACTGCTCTATACAGTGCTGCTGATAGTCGTGGCGGCAGCATCGCTGCGGCTCGTCTTCCGGGGCGAGTATTTAGGGCAGGTAAATATATCCTTCCAGCAGTGGTTCTACGGTATCGGCACGGAAAATAACGATAAGATAGCCGCACCGTATTTCGCAGCCCTTTTCGTCGCAGGCGGATTTTTTGTAAACTCCGTGCTCTTTTATTTTACGCAGATACAGTACCGTGCCCTCGGTACGCTGCTTATAATCTTTATCCCGTTTGTTATCTACGCTAAACGTGATGATGTTATGAGCGACCTCACCGTCACTATCCTTATCACGCTCTTTGTGGCGATAATCGTGCATAACCGTGTCTTCCTCGCACCCGACCAGGGCAAGGGAACTGTCGTCAATACAGCCTATGTCATGAGCGTGGCGCTCTTTGTCTCGGTGACAGGTGCGCTCGCTATGATATTCCCGGACTTTTCAACACCCTCACGCCTTGAAAAGGACGCATCGTTCTTGAATTTCACCGGCATAAACGGCGGCGGAAAGAGCACGCTCGTTGACAGGGCAAGCTCGACGAGAATGCACGGTGTCAAGTATACAAACGAGCCGGTATTCTACGTCTACCCCGACGATATGAAGGATATCGAATACCCGATATATTTCAGAAGACGTGCTATGAACGCCTACGACCCGACAGCCCTTGACTGGTACGCCGGCAGGGATCTCAAAAACGATACGAGCATAGACAGCACGATAAATGTCTCCTTCCCCGACCTGTATGCCGCCGAGAGGAGCAAGGGTCTTGAAGATATGCTGCCCGTTGCATCAAAGCACTTCAGGAACGAGTATGAAAAGCACACCACGCATATGTCGATAATGTTTGAAGAAAGCGTCGGCAGCGTGCCTTTTATCCCGGCACCGCTCTATTCTGAGGTCGAGCTGGAGGAAGGCCGCTATGCGATGATGATATCGTCTGATTACTATATGGTGTCGCCTGCGGTGAACGCTTCAAGGCTCGGCAGCGTTGATATCTACTCGGTAAAATGCCAGGACGAGGCCGAGGATTTTGCAGCAAAGGCAGGCGGAAGGTTCAGTGACTTTGTAAAGACGATAGACGAAGCGGAAAACACCGTAGAACAGGCAGAGCAGCGCAACAAGCACCTTTGGGACGAGGACAGCGAGCCTGTGGAGGGCTATGAGTTTGAAGCGTTTATGAGCGAGTATTACCCCGACTACTACGGAATGGTGGCCGAGCACTATCATTTCAACCCCGAATATCTGCGTGAGAACGGCTTCAAGGACTACGACAAGGTCAAGGAGCTTGCTGACGATATATGCAAGGACTGCAAGTCCGACTACGAAAAGGCCAAGGCGATAGAGCAGTATTTCACAGACGCAGACTTTGAGTACGATCTTGAATATATCCCCGAGGACGAGAGCGTGTCATACTTCCTCTTTGAGAGCAAGACGGGCATATGCATAGACTTTGCATCGGCTATGGGCGTTATGCTCATGATGGAGAATGTGCCTGTTCGCTACGTCGAGGGCTTTGTGGCATACGAGCGTGACCCCGAGGACAGCACACGCCTTATCGTCCGTGACTCGCACGCACACGCATTTGTTGAAGCCTTTATCCCATACGTCGGCTGGATGACCTTTGACCCGACGGTCGCAGACTATCTCGACCAGGAGTTCCAGCAGGAGCAGGCAGAGAGCAGCACTCTCACGCTGATACTCGGCTATCTCGGCAGGATACTGCTTGTTATGGGCGTGCTTTTCGTGCTGGTGTTCATCATACTCTTTGACAGGATATGGGAGCTGTTTTTCAGGCTCAGGCTGCGCTTCTTTGAACCTGACCGCAAGCTCACCCACCTTTACGACCACATCTTCCGTCTGCTCGAATACGAGGACAAGACCGACCTTAAGCCCTACACCCCGAAGCTGCTAAACGACTATCTGCGAGACAAGACAGGCGAGTCGCTCACCGCCGTGACAGGCCTTTTCGAGCAGCACCGCTTCGGCGCAAAGCCCGTTACCGAGGAGCAGTTCGAGACCGCCTTCGCCGCCTACACCGCCCTTTACCCGAAGATGCGCAGGAAGAAATAA
- a CDS encoding MoxR family ATPase, with product MNEKIDALIGNIEKVIVGKREVIVKVVSAMLCGGHILIEDVPGVGKTQLVSALARSVNGKYNRIQLTPDIMPSDIVGFSMVDQHTHELVYKEGAAMCNFLLADEINRASPKSQSSLLEVMEEHQISIDGKTYRLPEPFMTLATQNPVETYGTYHLPEAQMDRFIMKISIGYPDPAQELEIVSHAEAGMSAARIDAVMDTADVMQLTEAAGKIYVADPVRQYIVNIVNATRNSPLIRLGVSPRGSIALVKAAKAFAFTLGREFVTPDDVRYLAKDCLAHRLILSPKGKSQFPTSEAALEAVLMTVPAPK from the coding sequence ATGAATGAAAAAATAGACGCACTTATCGGCAACATAGAAAAGGTCATAGTTGGCAAGCGTGAGGTCATAGTCAAGGTCGTATCAGCTATGCTGTGCGGAGGACATATACTCATAGAGGACGTGCCCGGTGTAGGCAAGACGCAGCTCGTTTCTGCCCTTGCAAGGAGCGTAAACGGCAAGTACAACCGCATTCAGCTCACCCCTGACATAATGCCCTCTGACATCGTGGGCTTTTCAATGGTAGACCAGCACACCCACGAGCTTGTTTACAAGGAGGGCGCTGCCATGTGCAATTTCCTGCTCGCAGACGAGATAAACCGTGCAAGCCCTAAGTCGCAGTCATCGCTGTTAGAGGTCATGGAGGAGCACCAGATATCCATCGACGGCAAGACCTACAGGCTGCCCGAGCCCTTTATGACGCTCGCAACGCAGAACCCTGTAGAGACCTACGGCACATATCATCTTCCCGAGGCGCAGATGGACAGATTCATCATGAAGATATCAATAGGCTACCCCGATCCTGCGCAGGAGCTGGAGATAGTCTCCCACGCAGAGGCCGGCATGAGTGCCGCAAGGATAGACGCTGTAATGGACACAGCAGACGTTATGCAGCTGACCGAGGCCGCAGGAAAGATATATGTCGCAGACCCGGTAAGGCAGTACATCGTAAACATAGTAAACGCCACAAGAAACAGTCCTCTCATACGCCTTGGCGTATCGCCGAGAGGCAGCATTGCCCTTGTCAAGGCAGCAAAGGCCTTTGCGTTCACCCTCGGGCGTGAGTTTGTGACACCTGATGATGTAAGATATCTTGCAAAGGATTGTCTTGCCCACAGGCTTATCCTCTCCCCCAAAGGCAAGAGCCAGTTCCCGACCTCCGAAGCCGCCCTTGAAGCCGTACTGATGACAGTTCCGGCACCGAAATAG
- a CDS encoding fibronectin type III domain-containing protein, with protein sequence MKTQITAFLTAAVLSFGAVPAAETVLPDSVQTGIFASAADNAPAKVKGVKASSVTQTTALLSWNSVSKAKGYCIYVYDAKAKKYTKVTTVKSTAVSCKLIGLTPDTEYKYKVRAYKKVNDKTVWGTASEAAAFTTKTYAPAQVKNVKASAKSASKIKLSWGKVTNAKGYRIYKYNDSTKKFEKVTTVGSGTTSYTVSGLSKGKSYKFKVRAYRKVSGVTYWGKPSAAVSVTTKKVDEQMAQELRKVGEEKFYDIADLYTVISSDYKNNYRKSAIVKPYSLENVKILTETDNEFFICGNLVIVMNWDGVNGIHAGDRTHYIPVACKAYISDGQVKVDALTTEWIYNIVYTSINKPVSNSVELLLKEPASLNKEMFDSDFSSFIETDHHGNNAWLPYPHITSP encoded by the coding sequence ATGAAAACGCAGATAACGGCATTTTTAACGGCAGCAGTTCTTTCCTTCGGCGCTGTACCGGCGGCGGAGACTGTGCTGCCTGACAGCGTACAGACAGGCATCTTTGCAAGTGCGGCTGACAATGCACCGGCAAAGGTAAAAGGCGTCAAGGCATCGTCTGTTACGCAGACGACCGCTTTGCTCAGCTGGAACAGCGTTTCAAAGGCCAAGGGCTACTGCATTTATGTGTATGATGCCAAGGCTAAAAAATACACAAAGGTCACAACAGTCAAAAGCACAGCTGTCAGCTGCAAGCTGATCGGGCTGACACCCGATACCGAGTATAAATACAAGGTGCGTGCCTACAAAAAAGTAAATGACAAGACGGTCTGGGGCACAGCTTCGGAGGCTGCGGCATTTACCACAAAGACCTATGCGCCTGCGCAGGTAAAAAATGTCAAGGCTTCGGCTAAGTCTGCAAGTAAGATCAAACTAAGCTGGGGCAAGGTGACAAACGCCAAAGGCTACCGCATTTACAAATACAACGACAGCACAAAGAAATTTGAAAAGGTGACTACAGTCGGCAGCGGCACGACAAGCTACACGGTATCGGGGCTTTCAAAGGGCAAGAGCTACAAATTCAAGGTGCGTGCATACCGCAAGGTAAGCGGTGTGACCTACTGGGGCAAGCCGAGCGCAGCTGTAAGCGTGACTACCAAAAAGGTCGATGAACAAATGGCTCAGGAGCTGCGCAAAGTGGGTGAGGAAAAGTTTTATGACATAGCTGATTTATATACCGTAATTTCTTCAGATTATAAAAATAATTATCGAAAAAGTGCTATAGTCAAACCTTACTCATTGGAAAATGTCAAGATACTTACAGAAACCGACAACGAGTTTTTCATCTGCGGCAATCTGGTCATCGTTATGAACTGGGACGGTGTAAATGGTATTCACGCAGGCGACAGAACGCATTATATACCTGTTGCCTGCAAAGCATATATATCTGACGGTCAGGTCAAGGTTGATGCTCTTACTACCGAATGGATTTACAATATTGTTTATACAAGCATCAACAAGCCGGTGTCGAACAGTGTAGAGCTTTTATTGAAAGAACCTGCTTCACTTAATAAAGAAATGTTTGATTCTGATTTTTCCTCATTCATTGAAACAGACCATCACGGAAACAACGCTTGGCTCCCTTACCCCCATATCACATCACCGTAA
- a CDS encoding four helix bundle protein yields MNEDSKILKKSKRFAIRIVKLYKFLKDNNEYVMSKQILRSGTGIGANLSEGKYAQSSADFLTKLNIALKEAAETEYWLELLYETDYLTNEQFESINADCREINKMLISAVRSLKDKNTTGDTF; encoded by the coding sequence ATGAATGAAGATAGTAAAATACTGAAAAAAAGCAAAAGATTTGCAATAAGGATAGTAAAACTATATAAGTTTCTGAAGGACAATAACGAGTATGTTATGTCCAAACAGATATTAAGAAGCGGAACGGGCATAGGTGCAAATCTTTCTGAAGGAAAATATGCACAAAGTTCTGCTGATTTTCTTACTAAGCTGAATATTGCGTTGAAGGAAGCCGCTGAGACTGAATACTGGCTGGAACTGCTTTATGAAACGGATTATCTGACAAACGAGCAGTTTGAAAGCATCAATGCAGATTGCAGAGAGATAAACAAAATGCTTATTTCGGCAGTAAGGTCATTAAAGGATAAGAACACTACAGGTGATACGTTTTAA
- a CDS encoding L-fucose/L-arabinose isomerase family protein yields the protein MKNIPVIKVGIVAVSRDCFPMSLSESRRKACAEEYRAKYGEIFEAPTVVENELDMKKALEEVKAAGVNALVVYLGNFGPETSETLLAKYFDGPVMFVAAAEDECGPSLCDSRGDAYCGMLNASYNLALRGIKAYIPEYPVGTAPEVADMIAEFVPVARGILGLAGLKIITFGPRPQDFLACNAPIKQLYNLGVEIEENSELDLFEAYNKHGDDPRIADVIKDMEAELGEGNKMAGILPKLAQYELTLLDWAQAHKGEREYIAFANKCWPAFQTQFGFVPCYVNSRLTAQGIPVACEVDIYGALSEYIGTCVTEDAVTLLDINNTVPGDIFKDEIEGKFPYTQKDTFMGFHCGNTAACKVNKPTMKYQLIMHRGLEPDVEPDITRGTLEGDIKPGEITFFRLQSTADAKLRAYVAEGEVLPVATRSFGSIGIFAINEMGRFYRHVLINDNYPHHGAVAFSHAGKAIHSVLTYMGVEKVSFNQPKGMLYPTENPFA from the coding sequence ATGAAAAATATCCCTGTTATCAAGGTAGGCATAGTTGCAGTATCAAGAGACTGCTTCCCCATGTCGCTTTCCGAATCAAGAAGAAAGGCCTGCGCTGAGGAATACCGTGCAAAGTACGGCGAGATTTTTGAAGCCCCCACCGTTGTCGAGAACGAGCTCGACATGAAAAAGGCTCTTGAAGAAGTAAAGGCTGCCGGCGTTAATGCGCTTGTAGTTTATCTTGGCAACTTCGGTCCTGAGACAAGCGAGACTCTGCTTGCAAAATACTTCGACGGCCCTGTTATGTTCGTAGCTGCTGCCGAGGACGAGTGCGGCCCGTCGCTGTGCGATTCAAGAGGCGACGCTTACTGCGGTATGCTAAATGCAAGCTACAACTTAGCTCTGCGTGGCATAAAGGCTTACATCCCCGAGTATCCTGTAGGCACAGCACCTGAGGTCGCTGACATGATAGCTGAGTTTGTACCCGTTGCAAGGGGCATACTCGGTCTTGCAGGGCTTAAGATAATCACATTCGGCCCCCGTCCGCAGGACTTCCTTGCCTGCAACGCACCGATAAAGCAGCTCTACAACTTAGGTGTTGAGATAGAGGAGAACTCCGAGCTCGACCTATTTGAAGCATACAACAAGCATGGGGACGACCCGAGGATAGCTGATGTCATCAAGGACATGGAAGCTGAGCTCGGCGAGGGCAACAAGATGGCAGGCATTCTCCCCAAGCTCGCACAGTATGAGCTGACACTCCTTGACTGGGCGCAGGCTCACAAGGGAGAGAGAGAGTACATAGCATTTGCAAACAAGTGCTGGCCGGCATTCCAGACACAGTTCGGCTTTGTTCCCTGCTATGTCAACAGCCGTCTGACAGCACAGGGCATACCCGTTGCCTGCGAGGTAGACATCTACGGCGCACTGAGCGAGTACATAGGCACCTGCGTAACAGAGGACGCCGTTACTCTGCTTGACATCAACAACACAGTCCCCGGCGACATCTTCAAGGACGAGATAGAGGGCAAGTTCCCCTACACCCAGAAGGACACATTCATGGGCTTCCACTGCGGCAACACGGCTGCCTGCAAGGTAAACAAGCCTACTATGAAGTATCAGCTCATCATGCACCGTGGTCTTGAGCCCGATGTTGAGCCTGACATCACAAGAGGTACTCTCGAAGGCGACATCAAGCCCGGCGAGATAACCTTCTTCCGTCTACAGTCTACAGCTGATGCAAAGCTGAGGGCTTACGTTGCCGAGGGCGAGGTCCTCCCCGTAGCTACCAGGTCATTCGGCTCTATCGGCATATTTGCCATAAACGAGATGGGCAGGTTCTACCGCCACGTTCTGATAAACGACAACTATCCGCACCACGGCGCAGTTGCATTCTCACACGCAGGCAAGGCTATCCACAGCGTACTCACATACATGGGTGTCGAGAAGGTCAGCTTCAACCAGCCCAAGGGTATGCTCTACCCGACAGAAAATCCGTTTGCGTAA
- a CDS encoding PIN domain-containing protein yields MNTTYLIDLENVNSGGFEGANILDETDELIVFYSEKADTLKIPTIRALLFTKAEIKFYKSKNGIMNAMDFDIVSVLGIVYNTERSFVIVSRDKGFDVVVERYRSFGKANVTRRVNIGAANQRQEPVPEPEPTAEPEPIAAEPEAAQTPEPMTETPQPSEPEEISYSAPDVPEIEPDKFEAEISKAMELTAEQAASSQAEEKQAEPGQATEPELSEIQQPEPQPQPRKRGRPRKTPQPNAPKAPAPNAPAPKAPVKKKKPAAAEMSRAQKGMVNQFLNNLMGAKHKPPFTKDELKIIRETAETARNKTAFYNALRSRLGSEKGIELYKEIKNDYDKITEYIKDIKK; encoded by the coding sequence ATGAACACTACATATCTTATAGACCTCGAAAACGTCAACAGCGGCGGCTTTGAGGGCGCAAACATCTTAGATGAGACCGATGAGCTGATAGTTTTCTACAGTGAGAAGGCAGACACGCTGAAAATTCCCACGATAAGGGCGCTGCTCTTTACCAAGGCCGAGATAAAATTCTACAAGAGCAAAAACGGCATCATGAACGCTATGGATTTTGACATAGTGTCGGTGCTGGGCATAGTTTACAACACCGAGAGGAGCTTTGTGATAGTCAGCCGTGACAAGGGCTTTGATGTCGTTGTCGAGCGCTACCGCTCGTTTGGCAAGGCTAATGTCACCAGGCGTGTGAACATCGGCGCTGCAAATCAGCGGCAGGAGCCTGTTCCCGAGCCTGAGCCTACAGCCGAGCCCGAGCCTATAGCAGCAGAGCCCGAGGCGGCACAGACCCCCGAGCCCATGACCGAAACCCCACAGCCCTCCGAGCCCGAGGAGATATCATACTCAGCGCCCGATGTGCCTGAGATAGAGCCTGACAAGTTCGAGGCGGAGATATCAAAGGCTATGGAGCTGACCGCCGAGCAGGCAGCTTCCTCTCAGGCTGAGGAGAAGCAGGCAGAGCCCGGGCAGGCTACAGAGCCGGAGCTATCCGAAATACAGCAGCCCGAGCCGCAGCCGCAGCCCAGAAAGCGTGGCAGGCCGAGAAAGACACCGCAGCCAAACGCCCCCAAAGCGCCTGCGCCCAACGCTCCTGCACCCAAAGCCCCGGTAAAGAAGAAAAAGCCGGCAGCAGCCGAGATGTCAAGGGCACAGAAGGGCATGGTAAATCAGTTTTTAAACAATCTCATGGGTGCCAAGCACAAGCCGCCCTTCACCAAGGACGAGCTGAAAATAATCAGAGAAACAGCCGAGACTGCCAGGAACAAGACGGCGTTCTACAACGCATTAAGAAGCAGGCTTGGCAGCGAGAAAGGCATCGAGCTCTACAAGGAGATAAAAAACGACTACGACAAGATAACGGAATACATCAAAGACATAAAGAAATAG
- a CDS encoding IS3 family transposase has translation MRARGLDKYPINLVCQTLGISTRSYYDRKENPRSNKEKEDLELVEKMQTIFAESYEEYGRVRMKKALEEAGYPMSEGKVGRLMRQGNMYPKKCKKYRATTNSRHKYQVAENLLDRNFNADKPNRKWCGDSTYIWTDEGWLYAAGIIDLCARDCVGLSFSSKHTQELMIDSLDQAFKKYKPGEGLLFHSDRGVQYASNAYKNKLHKYKMIQSMSRSGVPYDNAPMESFWATVKNACVHGCRFKTRKEAELKIFEYVFGFYNTHRYHSSNGLKTPYELRNEKLSIG, from the coding sequence TTGCGGGCGAGAGGATTGGATAAATATCCGATCAATCTGGTATGTCAGACTCTCGGGATAAGTACAAGATCATATTATGACCGAAAGGAAAACCCTCGCAGCAACAAAGAAAAAGAAGATCTGGAGCTTGTAGAGAAAATGCAGACGATCTTCGCTGAAAGCTATGAGGAGTATGGCAGAGTGCGTATGAAAAAAGCACTTGAAGAAGCCGGATACCCGATGAGTGAGGGGAAAGTCGGAAGGCTGATGCGTCAAGGAAATATGTACCCGAAAAAATGCAAAAAATATAGGGCAACGACCAACAGCAGGCACAAGTATCAAGTTGCAGAAAATCTTCTTGACCGCAATTTTAATGCTGATAAGCCAAACCGAAAGTGGTGCGGAGACAGCACTTACATATGGACAGACGAAGGCTGGCTGTACGCAGCAGGGATAATAGACCTATGTGCACGTGATTGTGTCGGATTAAGCTTTAGCAGCAAACACACGCAGGAACTGATGATCGATTCGCTTGATCAGGCATTCAAAAAATACAAGCCGGGCGAAGGACTGCTGTTCCATTCTGACCGAGGCGTGCAATATGCTTCCAATGCATACAAAAACAAGCTTCATAAGTACAAGATGATCCAGAGCATGTCTCGAAGCGGTGTGCCATATGACAATGCACCTATGGAAAGCTTCTGGGCAACGGTCAAAAATGCCTGTGTACATGGCTGTAGGTTCAAAACGAGGAAGGAAGCCGAGCTAAAAATATTTGAATACGTCTTTGGCTTTTACAACACACATCGTTATCACAGCTCAAACGGCTTAAAAACGCCATATGAGCTCAGAAATGAAAAGCTTTCTATTGGCTGA
- a CDS encoding DUF58 domain-containing protein, translating to MKNIIEYITCVCLAFVFAHYLYGRGGVLIATVMLIAAFGSLMLDVYCRKKISVELKGGRLGYFSKGDKATIELTVSKTTRLMTPFIEIIISASDNLELAEDERKIRLALVNRRSETVSKSLTAVGCGGGHIEVSKVLLCDYLGFMRLELPVGTERLEVGILPDIVDIVPDRELLRSAVDTESDDDDEEKEAAATSYIFNGTAGYEHRQYIPGDPLKKVNWKLSSKRGELLVRLDEQLVSSSRVFLLDISPQGFGFVPRDRIIQSCFAVALSMMRSGYECELYFYDGEPCHLKLTPQDDPQHLQTLMSRAMAVPEGTERIPPEVFSDGRGATVFTDERAPAFFHAAASLVPENAVCFITYSLAAPLTGNMWGVDDEMEFHKL from the coding sequence ATGAAAAACATTATCGAATATATCACCTGTGTCTGCCTGGCATTCGTGTTTGCGCATTACCTTTATGGGCGTGGCGGAGTGCTGATAGCAACGGTGATGCTTATTGCAGCCTTTGGCAGCCTGATGCTCGATGTCTATTGCAGAAAAAAGATATCTGTCGAGCTTAAGGGCGGCAGGCTCGGATATTTCAGTAAGGGCGATAAGGCAACGATAGAGCTTACCGTCTCAAAGACGACACGCCTTATGACACCCTTTATCGAGATAATAATATCTGCCTCCGATAACTTAGAGCTTGCCGAGGACGAGCGTAAGATCCGCCTTGCTCTTGTCAACAGGCGCTCGGAGACAGTTTCAAAAAGCCTTACCGCCGTCGGCTGCGGTGGGGGGCATATAGAAGTAAGTAAGGTGCTGCTTTGCGATTACCTCGGCTTTATGCGGCTCGAGCTGCCTGTCGGGACAGAGCGGCTGGAAGTCGGCATACTGCCGGATATCGTGGATATAGTCCCTGACAGAGAGCTGCTGCGCTCGGCAGTGGACACCGAATCGGACGACGACGACGAGGAAAAGGAAGCCGCCGCTACGAGCTATATCTTCAACGGCACGGCAGGCTACGAGCACAGACAGTATATCCCCGGCGACCCGCTAAAAAAGGTCAACTGGAAGCTCTCGTCAAAGAGGGGAGAGCTGCTTGTGCGGCTCGATGAACAGCTTGTCTCGTCAAGCAGGGTGTTTTTGCTCGATATATCGCCGCAGGGCTTTGGCTTTGTGCCGAGAGACAGGATAATACAGAGCTGCTTTGCCGTGGCGCTGTCGATGATGCGCTCGGGCTATGAATGCGAGCTGTATTTCTACGACGGCGAGCCGTGTCATTTAAAGCTCACTCCACAGGACGACCCACAGCACCTGCAAACGCTCATGTCCCGTGCAATGGCTGTACCAGAGGGCACTGAGCGCATACCTCCCGAGGTCTTTTCAGACGGCAGGGGAGCGACCGTTTTCACCGACGAGCGAGCCCCGGCGTTTTTCCACGCCGCCGCATCTTTAGTACCTGAAAATGCCGTATGCTTTATCACCTATTCCCTCGCCGCCCCCCTCACCGGCAATATGTGGGGCGTTGATGATGAAATGGAGTTTCATAAATTATGA
- the bcp gene encoding thioredoxin-dependent thiol peroxidase: MLEINTKAPDFTLQDQNGDEHTLSQYQGKKVILYFYPKDNTSGCTKQACGFAERYPQFLEKGAVVLGVSRDSAASHKRFEEKYSLPFPLLCDPDHKITEMYGAWGEKKTAGKVSMGVIRTTYLIDEQGVIIKAMTKVKAADNPADMLDALS, encoded by the coding sequence ATGCTTGAGATAAACACAAAAGCCCCCGATTTTACATTGCAAGACCAAAACGGTGATGAGCATACGCTCTCGCAGTATCAGGGCAAAAAGGTGATACTCTATTTCTACCCGAAGGATAATACCTCGGGCTGTACTAAGCAGGCGTGCGGCTTTGCTGAGAGGTATCCGCAGTTTCTGGAAAAGGGCGCAGTTGTCCTCGGCGTGTCGAGAGACAGTGCGGCATCGCATAAGAGGTTCGAGGAGAAATACAGCCTGCCTTTTCCGCTGCTTTGCGACCCCGACCATAAGATAACGGAAATGTACGGCGCATGGGGCGAGAAAAAGACAGCCGGTAAGGTGTCTATGGGCGTTATCCGCACGACATACCTGATAGACGAGCAGGGAGTGATAATAAAGGCCATGACTAAGGTCAAGGCGGCAGATAACCCTGCTGATATGCTCGATGCACTTTCGTAA
- a CDS encoding helix-turn-helix domain-containing protein, whose translation MSTHGENSREFKFKIMELHFKDNISVKVLSEKFAIPEQTIYTWRREYRKYGEDAFVGCGKQRPQDAELRRLKKENEKLRMQVEILKKVAAYQAEQESKKR comes from the coding sequence ATGAGCACACATGGAGAAAACAGTCGGGAATTCAAATTTAAGATCATGGAACTGCACTTCAAAGATAACATATCTGTGAAAGTGTTATCCGAAAAATTCGCAATACCGGAGCAAACGATCTACACATGGCGCAGAGAGTACAGAAAGTACGGCGAGGATGCATTTGTAGGCTGTGGGAAACAGCGTCCGCAGGATGCAGAACTTAGGCGATTGAAGAAAGAAAACGAAAAGCTCAGGATGCAGGTAGAGATCTTAAAAAAAGTTGCGGCATATCAGGCAGAGCAAGAGTCAAAGAAAAGATAG